TGATGGTATGAGTGGAGCTGATGTAGCATCCGTAGTAAATTTGTCGGTTTCACAAGTAGTTCATAAATTTCTTGACAAAAATCCATCTGTCGAAGAGGTTAAAGAAAAGATTGAATCCGCTTATATCACTATGCAGGATTTTACAGATGCAGTAAAGAAAGTAAGAGAACAAAAGAACCTCAAGATAGGCGAAAAACTAGTTGCCTCCTATTACAGGTAGTTTTTATTAAATAGGCAATACCAACTCTCGTAAATGTCAGAATTTAGGGGATACGCTGGTAAATCACTAGAATTTTTGAAAGTTAATAAGATTAGTGTTGGAGATTCAGTCAAGATTTCAGCAGATTTGACATATTTGGGAATAATTATGCCAAGATATGAACACAGTGACGATTCACATCTGGTTCTCAAATTAAAAAGTGGATATAATATTGGATTAGAAATAGAAAAGATCAAAAAAATCGAGATAACATCTAGTCCTAAAAAAAATATTGAAAAAGTAGAAAGTGTTGAAAAAAATCCAAGCTTGCCAAAAATTCTATTATTATCAACGGGAGGAACAATTGCAAGTAAGGTAGATTATAGAACAGGTGCAGTAACTCCGGTTTTAAGTGCTGAAGAACTTAATTCATCAGTTCCAGAACTTTCTAAAATTGCAAATATAGACGCAGAAGTATTATTTTCAGAATATTCAGAAAACATAATGCCAGAACACTGGTTAAAAATTGCCGAGAAATTAAAAGAGCATTCATCTTCAGATTATTCAGGTATAATTATCGCACATGGAACAGATACAATGCATTATACATCATCATTTCTTTCATTTGCACTTGCAGGATTTCCTATTCCAATTGCACTTGTAGGTTCACAAAGATCCTCTGATCGTGCGTCATCAGATGCAGCTCTAAATTTGATTGGTGCGGTAAAATTTTTGATAGGTTGTAAAACAAATGGCGTCTATATTGTAATGCATCAAGATGAAAATGATGAAACAATTGCGTGTCATTTTGGAACAAGAGTAAGAAAAAACCACACTAGCAAAAGAGGCGCATTTCAAACTATTGGAGATGATCCGGCATTTATTGTTGTAGATGATCAAATTCAAAGAAATGCAAGAAATAATTTTTTCAAAGTAAAAGAATTTCAACCAAGAATTAAGATCAATACAAAAGTAGCTCTAATCAAATATCACCCAGGATATGATCCTAGTCTCCTGGAAAAAATTATTGAAATGAATTATGATGGAATAATTTTTGAGGGTACTGGCTTAGGACATATCGGAAAAATAATGTATGATAATGTAAAAAAAGCAAATGAAAAAGGCATATTCTTAGGCATGACTTCTCAATGTATTGATGGTAGAGTGAGAATGACAGTGTACGAAAGCGGTCGAGATTTACTTGATTTAGGCATAATTCCACTAGAAAATATGATTCCAGAGGTAGCTCTAGTAAAAACAATGTGGGCATTAGGAAATTTTCAAGACAGAAATGAAATAAAGAAAATTATGCTTGAAAATATTGCATCGGAGTTATCAGATTAGAGGTTATAGTAGTGTCAGAATTTTCCATAAATGAGGTTGGAGTAAAAGTAGGACTTGAGATTCATCAGCAGCTAGCAACTAATAAAAAGTTGTTTTGCAATTGTATGCCATTAGAATCGGATGAATATTTTATAAAATTTCTGAGGAAGTTACGAGCATCAAAGAGCGAATTAGGCGAATATGATCCTGCAGCATTATTTGAAAAATCTAAATCAAAAACCATAATGTATTACGCTAATTCAGCAAGTAGTTGTCTTGTAGAACAAGATGAAGAACCACCACATGAATTAGATGATGATGCAAAAAAAATCGCATTAATTATTGCTTCTACATTAAAATCAAATATTTTTAGTGAAATTTATCCTATGAGAAAAACAGTTGTTGATGGATCTAATACAACCGGATTCCAACGTACTATGTTAATTTCACAAGGTGGTAATTTTGAGGTTGACGGAAAAAATATTGGAATTCAGTCCATATGTCTAGAAGAAGATGCTGCAAAAAATTTGGGTGATGAAGGCTCTACAAGAAAATTTGGATTAGAACGTTTAGGAATACCATTAATTGAAATTGCTACTGAACCGTTTGAAGCAGAACCCCAACAAATCAAATCAATTGCTTTGGGGTTAGGAAGAATTTTGAGGAGTACTAAGAAGGTAAAGAGAGGATTAGGCTCCATTAGACAAGATGTCAATGTTTCAATTAAAGATGGAGGAGTTGTAATTGAGGTAAAAGGTGTTCAGCAATTAGAGCAATTAGAAAAAGTAGTAGAATATGAGGCTAAAAGACAACACGGATTACTAAAAATTTCAAAAAAATTACAAGAGATAGAATGGAGTCACAATAATGAGGACAGGAGATTAGTCACGGAGCAGTTTAAAAAATGTGAATCAAAAATTATTCAAAATGCTATAAAGAAAAATCAGAAGATCGTTACAATAGTCTTTAAAAATATGAGAGGTATGTTTGGATATTCACCTTATGAAGGAATACGATTAGGAAAAGAAGTAGCAGAATTAGTGAGGTTTTTTGGTTTAGGTGGAGTTTTTCATTCGGATGAGTTACCAAATTATGGTATTGAAGAAAAAGACATAGAGAATTTAAAAGAATTTCTAAAAATTAATGATAATGATGCATTTTTAGTTTTAGCTATCCCATTTGAAATGATGGATATTATCACAGATCAAATAATTTTACGAATTGAACATATAAAAAATAAAGGCATACCAAATGACACACGATTAGCTACTCAGATAGGCGAAACAAAATTTCTAAGACCCAGACCCGGTGCAGCAAGAATGTATCCTGAAACAGATATTCCACCAATCTTAATTTCAAAAAAAGAATTAGAGGATGCAAGAAAAAACATACCAAAATCATGGGATGAATCTATCAAAGACTTACAAACAAGATACGAAATTAATGAACAACTAGCAGAGCAGATTTTTGATTCACGATATATTGAATTATTTGAAAAAATTGTTGAAAAGACCAAAATTAATACTATGTTTGTAGCATCAATACTTTGTTCTACAATTACTAATTTAGAGAGAAACGGACTAAATGCTAATTTATTGCAAAATGACGACATTGTAAAAACATTTGAATTATTAGATATTGGAAAGATTACCAAAGAATCAATTGAAATGATTTTTGAAAATATTATGGCTGGAAAAGCAAAAACAACTGAAGAGGCAATTAAAAATACGTCAATTGAGGTTGTAAATGAATCAGATTTAGAAAAGATCATTGTAGAAATAGTTGAAACAAATCAAGAAATTGTTAAAAATCAAAAAGAACGAGCTGTTGGACCGCTTATGGGAATTGCTATGAAGAAATTAAGAGGTAAAGCATCAGGCGAAATGATAAACAATCTTCTTTTAAAAAATATCAAGAAAAAATTGGCAAGTATCTAATTCTATGCGGGAAGTGGGATTTGAACCCACGAACTCCTAGAAGATAAGGATCTGAACCTTACGCCTTTGGCCAGGCTGGGCGACTCCCGCAATCTGAATTTTTGAAATCCTGAATAAGTTTCTTTATTATACTGTTTTAGTTAAAATACTTCGAACTAACAAACATAGAAAATGGAATTTAGAGAGATTTATTGTAGTAATTGTAAAAAGATTCTAGGACGTTATAACATAAAATTCTATAGTGATGATAAAATTAAAGAAATAGTAAACACTCATCACATAAATCACATACGAAGTGGTCATCAAGTTAGAATAAGAAAATTAGTCAAAGATGCCAGATTATA
The sequence above is drawn from the Nitrosarchaeum sp. genome and encodes:
- the gatD gene encoding Glu-tRNA(Gln) amidotransferase subunit GatD: MSEFRGYAGKSLEFLKVNKISVGDSVKISADLTYLGIIMPRYEHSDDSHLVLKLKSGYNIGLEIEKIKKIEITSSPKKNIEKVESVEKNPSLPKILLLSTGGTIASKVDYRTGAVTPVLSAEELNSSVPELSKIANIDAEVLFSEYSENIMPEHWLKIAEKLKEHSSSDYSGIIIAHGTDTMHYTSSFLSFALAGFPIPIALVGSQRSSDRASSDAALNLIGAVKFLIGCKTNGVYIVMHQDENDETIACHFGTRVRKNHTSKRGAFQTIGDDPAFIVVDDQIQRNARNNFFKVKEFQPRIKINTKVALIKYHPGYDPSLLEKIIEMNYDGIIFEGTGLGHIGKIMYDNVKKANEKGIFLGMTSQCIDGRVRMTVYESGRDLLDLGIIPLENMIPEVALVKTMWALGNFQDRNEIKKIMLENIASELSD
- the gatE gene encoding Glu-tRNA(Gln) amidotransferase subunit GatE, with the translated sequence MSEFSINEVGVKVGLEIHQQLATNKKLFCNCMPLESDEYFIKFLRKLRASKSELGEYDPAALFEKSKSKTIMYYANSASSCLVEQDEEPPHELDDDAKKIALIIASTLKSNIFSEIYPMRKTVVDGSNTTGFQRTMLISQGGNFEVDGKNIGIQSICLEEDAAKNLGDEGSTRKFGLERLGIPLIEIATEPFEAEPQQIKSIALGLGRILRSTKKVKRGLGSIRQDVNVSIKDGGVVIEVKGVQQLEQLEKVVEYEAKRQHGLLKISKKLQEIEWSHNNEDRRLVTEQFKKCESKIIQNAIKKNQKIVTIVFKNMRGMFGYSPYEGIRLGKEVAELVRFFGLGGVFHSDELPNYGIEEKDIENLKEFLKINDNDAFLVLAIPFEMMDIITDQIILRIEHIKNKGIPNDTRLATQIGETKFLRPRPGAARMYPETDIPPILISKKELEDARKNIPKSWDESIKDLQTRYEINEQLAEQIFDSRYIELFEKIVEKTKINTMFVASILCSTITNLERNGLNANLLQNDDIVKTFELLDIGKITKESIEMIFENIMAGKAKTTEEAIKNTSIEVVNESDLEKIIVEIVETNQEIVKNQKERAVGPLMGIAMKKLRGKASGEMINNLLLKNIKKKLASI